One Streptomyces sp. ML-6 genomic region harbors:
- a CDS encoding transglycosylase family protein — MGSANGKHRRPRQAPAIVVAAGVTGSAIAIPLLGASGAHAADATTWDRVAECESGGTWSADFGNGSYGGLQLSPETWKAYGGESYAERADLASRAQQIAVAQKVLEDQGPQAWPSCAVISGLATDGALPGVDPGTAPGTDPGTVASADPERSGKPAGETSKPPAGEADPSEGATGGAGAVDGEDGSSAPGGADEPSGAVTPSPDPSSGTPTAPSSEGSTEGSTETPSDTPEKSVPSGSPESSSGQGGKHRGAPAVEDGREVGVDEGRESGRHASRGGDGARGTDVPAAGDPYTVRPGDNLWAIADEQKVPGGWVALYEANRAEVGSDPDLILPGQRLDLEVGAE; from the coding sequence ATGGGCTCCGCGAACGGCAAACACCGTCGCCCCCGTCAGGCACCCGCCATCGTCGTCGCCGCGGGCGTGACCGGGTCCGCCATCGCCATCCCGCTGCTCGGCGCTTCCGGTGCGCACGCGGCCGACGCCACGACCTGGGACCGGGTGGCCGAGTGCGAGAGCGGCGGCACGTGGAGCGCCGACTTCGGCAACGGCTCCTACGGCGGGCTCCAGCTCTCGCCGGAGACCTGGAAGGCGTACGGCGGCGAGTCGTACGCCGAGCGCGCCGACCTCGCCAGCCGGGCGCAGCAGATCGCCGTGGCCCAGAAGGTCCTGGAGGACCAGGGGCCGCAGGCGTGGCCCAGTTGCGCGGTCATCTCCGGCCTCGCGACGGACGGTGCGCTGCCCGGCGTCGACCCGGGGACCGCGCCCGGCACCGACCCGGGGACCGTGGCCTCCGCGGACCCGGAGCGGAGCGGGAAGCCCGCCGGGGAGACGTCGAAGCCCCCCGCCGGCGAGGCCGATCCGTCGGAGGGTGCCACGGGCGGTGCGGGTGCCGTGGACGGCGAGGACGGTTCGTCCGCACCGGGCGGCGCCGACGAGCCGTCAGGGGCGGTCACGCCCTCGCCCGACCCCTCGTCCGGAACCCCCACGGCCCCGTCCTCGGAGGGCTCCACGGAGGGCTCCACGGAGACCCCGTCCGACACGCCCGAGAAGTCCGTACCGTCCGGTTCACCTGAATCGTCCAGCGGTCAGGGTGGAAAGCACCGCGGTGCGCCGGCCGTCGAGGACGGCCGCGAGGTGGGTGTCGACGAGGGTCGCGAGTCGGGCCGTCACGCCTCCCGCGGCGGTGACGGTGCGCGCGGCACGGACGTCCCGGCCGCCGGTGACCCGTACACCGTCCGCCCCGGCGACAACCTCTGGGCCATCGCCGACGAGCAGAAGGTCCCTGGTGGGTGGGTTGCGCTGTACGAGGCGAACAGGGCCGAGGTCGGCTCCGACCCGGATCTCATCCTTCCCGGCCAGCGGCTCGACCTCGAGGTGGGCGCCGAGTGA
- a CDS encoding cytochrome P450 — MNHSPADQPIDEPADRPADEPTARPTDESVGGCPADRSGASPGVRPAAPELFTWEFATDPYPAYAWLREHSPVHRTALPSGVEAWLVTRYADARQALADTRLSKNPAHHAEPAHAKGKTGIPGERKAELMTHLLNIDPPDHTRLRRLVSKAFTPRRVAEFAPRVQELTDRLIDRFAEEGRADLIHDFAFPLPIYAICDLLGVPPEDQDDFRDWAGMMIRHGGGPRGGVARSVKKMRGYLAELIHRKRENPGDDLISGLIRASDHGEHLTENEAAAMAFILLFAGFETTVNLIGNGVHSLLCDPEQRALLQHSIETEEGGLLETGIEELLRYDGPVELATWRFATEPLTLGGQEIAAGDPVLVVLAAADRDPERFPDPDTLDLARRDNQHLGYGHGIHYCLGAPLARLEGRTALATLLRRLPDLRLAVEPGDLRWRGGLIMRGLRTLPVEFTPESGRAGSDTPSTL; from the coding sequence GTGAACCACAGCCCCGCCGACCAGCCCATCGACGAGCCCGCCGACCGCCCCGCCGACGAGCCCACGGCCCGCCCGACCGACGAGTCCGTCGGCGGCTGTCCTGCCGACCGGTCCGGTGCCAGTCCCGGTGTACGTCCAGCCGCGCCCGAGCTCTTCACCTGGGAGTTCGCCACCGACCCGTACCCGGCCTACGCCTGGCTGCGCGAGCACAGCCCCGTGCACCGGACCGCGCTGCCCAGCGGCGTCGAGGCATGGCTCGTCACCCGGTACGCGGACGCCCGGCAGGCGCTCGCCGACACCCGGCTCTCCAAGAATCCCGCGCACCACGCCGAACCGGCGCACGCCAAGGGGAAGACGGGCATCCCCGGGGAGCGCAAGGCGGAGCTGATGACGCATCTGCTGAACATCGACCCGCCCGACCACACCCGGCTGCGCCGGCTCGTCTCCAAGGCGTTCACCCCGCGCCGGGTCGCCGAGTTCGCGCCGCGGGTGCAGGAGCTGACGGACCGCCTCATCGACCGCTTCGCCGAGGAGGGGAGGGCGGACCTCATCCACGACTTCGCCTTCCCGCTCCCCATCTACGCGATCTGCGACCTGCTGGGCGTGCCGCCCGAGGACCAGGACGACTTCCGGGACTGGGCGGGCATGATGATCCGGCACGGCGGCGGCCCGCGCGGCGGGGTGGCCAGGTCGGTGAAGAAGATGCGCGGCTACCTCGCCGAGCTGATCCACCGCAAGCGCGAGAACCCGGGGGACGACCTGATCTCGGGGCTGATCCGGGCCAGCGACCACGGCGAGCACCTCACCGAGAACGAGGCCGCCGCCATGGCCTTCATCCTGCTCTTCGCCGGGTTCGAGACGACGGTCAACCTCATCGGCAACGGCGTCCACTCCCTGCTGTGCGACCCGGAGCAGCGCGCACTGCTCCAGCACTCCATCGAGACGGAGGAGGGCGGGCTGCTGGAGACCGGGATCGAGGAGCTGCTGCGGTACGACGGCCCGGTCGAGCTGGCGACCTGGCGGTTCGCCACCGAGCCGCTGACGCTCGGCGGGCAGGAGATCGCGGCCGGGGACCCCGTGCTCGTGGTGCTCGCCGCCGCCGACCGCGACCCGGAACGCTTCCCGGACCCCGACACCCTGGACCTCGCACGGCGTGACAATCAGCACCTCGGATACGGGCACGGCATCCACTACTGCCTGGGCGCGCCGCTCGCCCGGCTGGAGGGCCGGACCGCGCTCGCCACGCTGCTGAGACGCCTTCCCGACCTGCGACTCGCGGTGGAACCAGGCGATCTGCGGTGGCGCGGCGGGCTCATCATGCGCGGACTGCGCACCCTTCCCGTGGAGTTCACGCCGGAGTCCGGACGGGCCGGAAGTGACACTCCGTCAACTCTGTGA
- a CDS encoding nucleoside triphosphate pyrophosphohydrolase — protein MNAEDPGRIVLLTASHRVAPGLLSWPAWQALHAADRVLCAEREHPQLPYLREAGVAVEHADPAAQELVDACAGGRSVVVLAGGEGSGPLTDGLARLAGSGRVRMPDLELLPGSYDLPGARFLDLVQIMDRIRTECPWTSRKTHEGLAKYAIEEAYELVEAIEHGDRDELREELGDVLLQVVFHARIAEEGRPGDGAEPFSVDDVAATLVEKLIHRHPHVFGDETAETPEDVRAHWLRTKAVEKQRASVTDGVPLGQPGLALAAKLAARVRTAGLDVTPPTGDGIGYELLALAVRAERDGIDPEAALRAAARAYRDAIRAAEGNG, from the coding sequence GTGAACGCTGAAGATCCCGGCCGTATCGTCCTGCTCACCGCCAGCCACCGCGTCGCGCCCGGACTCCTGTCCTGGCCCGCCTGGCAGGCGCTGCACGCCGCCGACCGGGTGCTCTGCGCGGAGCGGGAGCATCCGCAGCTGCCGTACCTGCGCGAGGCGGGCGTCGCCGTCGAGCACGCCGACCCCGCCGCGCAGGAGCTCGTCGACGCCTGCGCGGGCGGCCGGAGCGTGGTCGTCCTCGCGGGCGGCGAGGGCTCCGGGCCGCTGACCGACGGGCTCGCCCGGCTCGCGGGTTCGGGCCGGGTGCGGATGCCGGACCTGGAGCTGCTGCCCGGTTCGTACGACCTGCCGGGTGCCCGGTTCCTCGACCTGGTCCAGATCATGGACCGGATCCGGACCGAGTGCCCCTGGACCTCGCGCAAGACCCACGAGGGCCTCGCCAAGTACGCCATCGAGGAGGCGTACGAGCTGGTGGAGGCGATCGAGCACGGCGACCGCGACGAACTGCGCGAGGAGCTGGGGGACGTCCTCCTCCAGGTGGTCTTCCACGCGCGGATCGCCGAGGAAGGCCGCCCGGGGGATGGAGCGGAGCCGTTCTCCGTGGACGACGTGGCCGCGACCCTCGTCGAGAAGCTGATCCACCGCCACCCGCACGTCTTCGGCGACGAGACGGCCGAGACCCCGGAGGACGTGCGCGCGCACTGGCTGCGGACCAAGGCCGTCGAGAAGCAGCGCGCATCGGTCACCGACGGGGTGCCGCTCGGCCAGCCGGGGCTGGCGCTCGCGGCGAAACTGGCCGCCCGGGTCCGTACCGCCGGGCTCGACGTGACCCCGCCCACCGGCGACGGCATCGGCTACGAGCTCCTCGCCCTGGCCGTACGGGCCGAGCGGGACGGCATCGACCCCGAGGCCGCGCTGCGGGCCGCGGCCCGCGCCTACCGGGACGCCATCAGGGCCGCGGAGGGCAACGGATAA
- a CDS encoding SurA N-terminal domain-containing protein, with product MHRRRRTALTVSAALLAGVPLLTACGGETHPGAAAVVGGDRIEVSALQSQVAAVREAQRGAPDASQLIDKSGQLSRAKLHGIIFDKVLDRAAKDAGVTVTRNEIQQLRKEAADQSGGEARLRTVMLRQSWVAPGQIDAVFREQVQLTKLAEALGLDIQQPAGQQAVGEALSKASKELGVDVNPRYGTWDDKQTQLAGYKAPWISQVTKPEGVAAGV from the coding sequence TTGCACCGCCGCCGCCGCACCGCGCTCACCGTCTCCGCCGCCCTCCTCGCCGGCGTCCCACTCCTGACCGCCTGCGGCGGCGAGACCCACCCGGGCGCCGCCGCCGTCGTCGGCGGGGACCGGATCGAGGTGTCCGCGCTGCAGAGCCAGGTGGCGGCCGTGCGCGAGGCCCAGCGCGGCGCGCCGGACGCCTCCCAGCTCATCGACAAGTCCGGCCAGCTCAGCCGGGCCAAGCTGCACGGCATCATCTTCGACAAGGTGCTGGACCGGGCCGCGAAGGACGCCGGCGTCACCGTCACCCGCAACGAGATCCAGCAGCTGCGCAAGGAGGCGGCGGACCAGTCCGGGGGAGAGGCCCGGCTGCGCACGGTGATGCTCCGGCAGAGCTGGGTCGCCCCCGGCCAGATCGACGCCGTCTTCCGCGAGCAGGTCCAGCTGACGAAGCTGGCCGAGGCGCTCGGCCTCGACATCCAGCAGCCCGCCGGGCAGCAGGCCGTCGGCGAGGCGCTCAGCAAGGCGTCGAAGGAGCTGGGGGTCGACGTCAACCCGCGCTACGGCACCTGGGACGACAAGCAGACCCAGCTCGCCGGCTACAAGGCCCCGTGGATCAGCCAGGTCACCAAGCCCGAAGGCGTGGCGGCCGGGGTCTGA
- a CDS encoding GtrA family protein, translated as MTVPAQMARFALVGAVNTGTYYGCYLLLLNGLPYIAAHVVAFLLSMTGSFFLNSWFTYRTRPTWRKFLLFPLTNLANFVLTTGGVYLLVDLAGFDDRYAPLVAAVAAIPITFVVSRTIMLRPDPGESVPRRVP; from the coding sequence ATGACGGTCCCGGCACAGATGGCCCGGTTCGCCCTCGTGGGAGCGGTGAACACCGGCACGTACTACGGCTGCTACCTCCTGCTGCTGAACGGTCTGCCGTACATCGCCGCCCATGTGGTGGCGTTCCTGCTGAGCATGACCGGCTCCTTCTTCCTGAACTCCTGGTTCACCTACCGGACCCGCCCCACCTGGCGGAAGTTCCTGCTCTTCCCGCTCACCAACCTCGCCAACTTCGTCCTCACGACCGGCGGCGTCTATCTGCTGGTGGACCTCGCCGGGTTCGACGACCGGTACGCGCCGCTGGTCGCGGCGGTGGCGGCCATCCCGATCACCTTCGTCGTCTCGCGCACGATCATGCTGCGACCGGACCCCGGGGAGTCCGTGCCCCGGCGCGTGCCCTGA
- a CDS encoding glycosyltransferase family 2 protein, with product MLISLVVPCFDEEEILERFHERVTEEMARLGPEFQLVYVDDGSADRTLAILQELAAVDPRVRYVSFSRNFGKEAAMLAGLRHAEGDAVVIMDADLQHPPELVGRMLDEYERGHDQVIARRTRTGDRVTRTVTARAYYWLINRLVDVELVDGVGDFRLLSRRTVDALLELTEYNRFSKGLFAWVGFRTTTFEYENAVREQGRSAWTFGKLLNYGLDGLLSFNNKPLRAALHLGMLLLSVALVHAAWIVGVALVKGVETPGYVTLLVVVTALAGVQMVMLGVVGEYVGRIYYEVKRRPHFLVKATNTTTAAPHRTREPQEFVRR from the coding sequence GTGCTGATCTCGCTGGTGGTGCCCTGCTTCGACGAGGAGGAGATCCTCGAACGCTTCCATGAGCGCGTCACGGAGGAGATGGCCCGGCTGGGGCCCGAGTTCCAGCTGGTGTACGTCGACGACGGCAGTGCGGACCGGACCCTGGCGATCCTCCAGGAGCTGGCCGCCGTCGACCCGAGGGTCCGCTACGTCTCCTTCAGCCGGAACTTCGGCAAGGAGGCCGCCATGCTGGCCGGTCTCCGGCATGCCGAGGGCGACGCCGTCGTCATCATGGACGCCGACCTCCAGCACCCGCCCGAGCTGGTGGGCCGGATGCTCGACGAGTACGAGCGGGGCCACGACCAGGTGATCGCCCGCCGCACCCGCACGGGCGACCGCGTCACCCGCACCGTCACCGCCCGCGCCTACTACTGGCTGATCAACCGGCTGGTGGACGTGGAGCTGGTCGACGGCGTCGGGGACTTCCGGCTGCTGTCCCGCCGCACCGTCGACGCGTTACTGGAGCTCACCGAGTACAACCGCTTCTCCAAGGGCCTCTTCGCCTGGGTCGGATTCCGCACGACGACCTTCGAATACGAGAACGCCGTCCGGGAGCAGGGGCGTTCCGCCTGGACCTTCGGGAAGCTCCTCAACTACGGGCTCGACGGGCTGCTCTCCTTCAACAACAAGCCGCTGCGGGCGGCGCTCCACCTGGGCATGCTGCTGCTGTCCGTGGCCCTCGTCCACGCGGCGTGGATCGTCGGTGTCGCACTGGTGAAGGGAGTGGAGACCCCCGGATATGTCACGCTTCTCGTCGTGGTCACCGCGCTCGCCGGGGTTCAGATGGTGATGCTCGGAGTGGTCGGCGAGTACGTCGGCCGCATCTACTACGAGGTGAAGAGGCGCCCGCACTTCCTGGTCAAGGCCACGAACACCACCACGGCGGCGCCGCACCGGACACGGGAACCCCAGGAGTTCGTACGCCGATGA
- a CDS encoding YfhO family protein, with amino-acid sequence MPTSRPRPRPRPRAVALAALLAVVAVCSGDALARAFPFGHHTRSVNDLGNQFVPFHARLWDLLHGNADGGVLLNWSSGYGTSFLPDLGTYLTSPFALLVGVFPRDRIDLAVYVVTVLKTASSAALMTLLLLTLRGGRWWAAGMLGGSYALCGWSLAEASYNPMWLDGLIALPVLCLAAEWARTGRRPVAAPLLVAVMWVANFYTAYMATLGAALVLAARLFTERDDRRTAVRALGRAARAVVLGIGLSAPVLVPVYLGTKHAYPGWDRPFAAAGWSDVLARLLPATYTFFTPALFLGTGTLLLACALAFQRAVPGRERWTWAGLAAGVALSLQWEPTHLLWHAFATPNGSPYRQTFVLAGLVVIAAWVSVAHGLPDRRALAGGCAVLAPVAAGAGLSALITQWTYPLFAAGLVASLGALLLAGRGRRWTVPAVVLLIGAQAGQAATTTAFVDRARLNRLDHYAPWGERQQAQADVVAGADEWPRTRTDPGREQTTTNDPLLLGGQGGAYYSSHTPAVLTDTMRALGAGWTSNGRAVQSLDNPVTDAIFSVGARVHRPRDPYQAWNAPDDRPVTVERAPVPPLVTVRPPGKPVPYGRSPFRNQEKLLGSRVYTVPGTALRAAGGGAVADRGTDDYGVGRGTYTLTATCPAGTEAYLWAPGLFGSARLGTAQLDSARSGGGSARLGSGSARSGGGSEEVWFKGKLPAKRAPVQRLGTVGGDGAVRVTLTSTRAGTVPHGAVGCLDRARLAAAVAELRRTGANAVHVTADGVRAELPAGSSGTVVLAAPRIAGWRCQGRPADDYLGLVAVPVPADGTPVSCTFRPPGLRAGLAAGAGSLAVLVATGAVLAYRRRTGAGAGAETGTGAGAGAGAETGTGTGTGAEAETGTGTGTGAEAETGTGTGTGAEAETGTGTGTGAEAETGTGTGTGAEAETGTGARAGRPEAVHAS; translated from the coding sequence ATGCCGACTTCCCGTCCCCGTCCCCGTCCCCGTCCGCGTGCGGTCGCGCTCGCCGCGCTGCTCGCCGTCGTCGCCGTCTGCTCCGGCGATGCCCTGGCGCGCGCCTTCCCGTTCGGGCACCACACGCGGAGCGTCAACGACCTGGGCAACCAGTTCGTGCCGTTCCACGCCCGGCTGTGGGACCTGCTGCACGGCAACGCGGACGGCGGGGTGCTGCTCAACTGGTCGTCCGGGTACGGGACGAGCTTCCTGCCGGACCTCGGCACCTATTTGACCAGCCCGTTCGCCCTGCTCGTGGGGGTCTTCCCGCGCGACCGGATCGATCTCGCGGTCTATGTGGTGACGGTCCTGAAGACGGCGTCGTCGGCGGCGCTCATGACCCTGTTGCTGCTGACGCTGCGCGGCGGGCGGTGGTGGGCGGCGGGGATGCTCGGCGGTTCGTACGCACTGTGCGGCTGGTCCCTCGCCGAGGCGTCGTACAACCCGATGTGGCTGGACGGCCTGATCGCGCTGCCCGTCCTCTGTCTGGCCGCCGAGTGGGCGCGCACGGGACGGCGGCCCGTCGCCGCGCCGCTGCTCGTCGCGGTGATGTGGGTGGCCAACTTCTACACCGCCTACATGGCGACGCTCGGCGCGGCGCTGGTGCTGGCGGCGCGGCTGTTCACCGAGCGGGACGACCGGCGGACGGCGGTCCGGGCGCTGGGGCGCGCGGCCCGCGCGGTCGTACTGGGCATCGGGCTCTCGGCGCCCGTCCTGGTCCCCGTGTACCTGGGGACGAAGCACGCGTACCCCGGTTGGGACCGGCCGTTCGCGGCCGCCGGCTGGTCCGACGTGCTCGCCCGGCTGCTGCCCGCCACGTACACCTTCTTCACCCCGGCGCTCTTCCTCGGCACCGGCACCCTGCTCCTGGCGTGCGCCCTGGCCTTCCAGCGGGCCGTGCCGGGGCGCGAGCGGTGGACGTGGGCGGGGCTGGCGGCGGGCGTCGCGCTGTCGTTGCAGTGGGAGCCCACGCACCTGCTGTGGCACGCCTTCGCCACGCCCAACGGCAGCCCGTACCGGCAGACGTTCGTGCTGGCCGGGCTGGTGGTGATCGCCGCCTGGGTCTCGGTCGCGCACGGCCTGCCCGACCGGCGGGCACTGGCGGGCGGGTGCGCGGTACTGGCGCCGGTCGCGGCCGGGGCCGGTCTCAGCGCCCTGATCACGCAGTGGACGTACCCGCTGTTCGCGGCCGGGCTGGTGGCGTCGCTGGGGGCGCTGCTCCTGGCCGGGCGCGGCCGGCGGTGGACGGTGCCGGCCGTGGTGCTGCTGATCGGCGCGCAGGCCGGGCAGGCCGCCACGACCACCGCGTTCGTCGACCGGGCGCGGCTGAACCGGCTGGACCACTACGCGCCCTGGGGCGAGCGGCAGCAGGCGCAGGCGGACGTGGTCGCGGGCGCCGACGAATGGCCGCGCACCCGCACGGACCCGGGCCGGGAGCAGACCACCACCAACGACCCGCTGCTGCTGGGCGGACAGGGCGGCGCGTACTACAGCAGCCACACGCCCGCCGTGCTGACCGACACCATGCGGGCGCTCGGCGCGGGCTGGACGTCCAACGGCCGGGCCGTGCAGAGCCTCGACAACCCGGTCACGGACGCGATCTTCTCGGTCGGCGCCCGGGTGCACCGGCCGCGCGACCCGTACCAGGCGTGGAACGCCCCGGACGACCGGCCGGTGACGGTGGAACGTGCCCCGGTGCCGCCGCTGGTGACGGTGCGTCCGCCGGGGAAGCCGGTGCCGTACGGCCGGTCGCCGTTCCGGAACCAGGAGAAGCTGCTCGGTTCGCGGGTCTACACGGTGCCGGGGACCGCGCTGCGCGCGGCGGGGGGCGGCGCGGTCGCGGACCGGGGCACGGACGACTACGGGGTGGGGCGCGGGACGTACACGCTGACCGCCACCTGTCCGGCGGGCACGGAGGCGTATCTGTGGGCGCCCGGCCTGTTCGGTTCGGCGCGGCTCGGTACGGCACAGCTCGACTCGGCGCGGTCCGGCGGCGGTTCGGCGCGGCTCGGCAGCGGCTCGGCGCGGTCCGGCGGCGGTTCGGAGGAGGTCTGGTTCAAGGGGAAGCTGCCGGCCAAGCGCGCCCCGGTGCAGCGGCTGGGCACGGTGGGCGGGGACGGGGCGGTGCGGGTGACGCTGACCTCCACGCGCGCGGGGACCGTGCCGCACGGGGCGGTCGGCTGCCTGGACCGGGCCCGGCTGGCCGCCGCCGTCGCGGAACTGCGGCGCACCGGCGCGAACGCCGTGCACGTCACCGCGGACGGCGTCCGGGCGGAACTGCCGGCCGGCTCCTCGGGAACGGTGGTCCTCGCCGCGCCCCGGATCGCGGGCTGGCGCTGCCAGGGCCGGCCCGCCGACGACTACCTGGGCCTGGTCGCCGTCCCGGTGCCCGCCGACGGCACCCCCGTCAGCTGTACGTTCCGGCCCCCCGGCCTGCGGGCCGGCCTGGCGGCGGGGGCGGGTTCGCTCGCCGTGCTCGTGGCCACCGGGGCGGTACTCGCGTACCGGCGGCGGACGGGAGCGGGTGCAGGTGCGGAGACCGGCACGGGCGCAGGCGCGGGAGCGGGTGCGGAGACCGGGACGGGGACAGGTACGGGTGCGGAGGCGGAGACCGGGACGGGGACAGGTACGGGTGCGGAGGCGGAGACCGGGACGGGGACAGGTACGGGTGCGGAGGCGGAGACCGGGACGGGGACAGGTACGGGTGCGGAGGCGGAGACCGGGACGGGGACAGGTACGGGTGCGGAGGCGGAGACCGGCACCGGGGCGCGCGCCGGGCGGCCGGAGGCCGTGCACGCCTCCTGA
- a CDS encoding serine/threonine-protein kinase, producing MNGRLIGGRYQLATILGQGGMGQVWTAYDQRLDRRVAVKLLRPDRVTGPVAAEAADELRRRFVRECRVTAQVDHPGLVTVHDAGSDGEDLFLVMQYVEGADLADHLAEHDPYPWQWSVSVAAQLCAVLGAVHAVPIVHRDLKPRNVMVRPDGTVTVLDLGVASVLDTDTTRLTHTGSPIGSPAYMAPEQAMGGAVGPYTDLYALGVLLHELLSGDVPFAGSTALGVLHRHLYEPPVPVRRIRPDIPEPLETLVLRLLAKDPQHRPSGAQEVYEHLAPMLPSWKTGPWNTDPRNSGSWSSGSWGAGVPVGPLDPTRPFLRPHAPWPDRAAAPPPPPAPPAPATGRPDVAAAVDDVKKLLGEGRITQAVDILGSILPVAAEQHGEDSAVVRILRKQYAATLMDDGQYRRALPELRRLADDRAAEAGPADAQTLQFRHDAAQCLEQLGEPAAALAEYRAVLPYYENQYVTGGDPARAFEIRNRIGHLLLAVGDHAAARSQLQALLYDTERVYGPHHPLPVEIRRRLDRQAEVGGG from the coding sequence GTGAACGGACGCCTCATCGGCGGGCGGTACCAACTGGCGACCATCCTCGGCCAGGGCGGCATGGGCCAGGTCTGGACGGCCTACGACCAACGCCTGGACCGCCGCGTCGCGGTGAAGCTGCTCCGCCCCGACCGGGTCACCGGACCCGTCGCCGCCGAGGCCGCGGACGAGCTGCGCCGCCGCTTCGTCCGCGAGTGCCGGGTCACCGCCCAGGTCGACCACCCGGGCCTGGTCACCGTCCACGACGCGGGCAGCGACGGCGAGGACCTGTTCCTCGTCATGCAGTACGTCGAGGGCGCGGACCTCGCCGACCACCTCGCCGAGCACGACCCGTACCCCTGGCAGTGGTCCGTCTCGGTCGCCGCCCAGCTCTGCGCCGTCCTGGGCGCCGTGCACGCGGTGCCGATCGTCCACCGCGACCTCAAGCCCCGCAACGTGATGGTCCGTCCGGACGGCACCGTCACCGTCCTCGACCTCGGCGTCGCCTCGGTCCTGGACACCGACACCACCCGCCTCACCCACACCGGTTCGCCGATCGGCTCCCCGGCCTACATGGCCCCCGAACAGGCGATGGGCGGCGCCGTCGGCCCGTACACCGACCTGTACGCACTTGGCGTGCTCCTCCACGAACTCCTCAGCGGTGACGTGCCGTTCGCGGGTTCCACCGCCCTCGGCGTGCTGCACCGCCACCTCTACGAGCCGCCGGTCCCGGTCCGCCGGATCAGGCCGGACATCCCCGAGCCCCTGGAAACGCTGGTGCTGCGCCTGCTGGCCAAGGACCCGCAGCACCGCCCGTCCGGCGCCCAGGAGGTGTACGAGCACCTCGCCCCGATGCTCCCCTCCTGGAAAACCGGTCCCTGGAACACCGATCCCCGGAACAGTGGTTCCTGGAGCAGTGGTTCCTGGGGCGCCGGCGTTCCCGTCGGGCCGCTCGACCCGACCCGGCCCTTCCTGCGTCCGCACGCCCCGTGGCCCGACCGGGCCGCCGCCCCGCCCCCGCCCCCGGCCCCGCCTGCCCCGGCGACCGGCCGGCCCGATGTGGCCGCCGCCGTCGACGACGTCAAGAAGCTGCTCGGCGAGGGCCGCATCACCCAGGCCGTGGACATCCTCGGCTCGATCCTCCCGGTCGCGGCCGAACAGCACGGCGAGGACTCCGCCGTGGTCCGCATCCTGCGCAAGCAGTACGCGGCCACGCTGATGGACGACGGGCAGTACCGCCGCGCCCTGCCCGAGCTGCGCCGCCTCGCCGATGACCGCGCGGCCGAGGCGGGCCCGGCCGACGCGCAGACGCTCCAGTTCCGCCACGACGCCGCCCAGTGCCTGGAGCAGCTCGGCGAACCGGCCGCCGCGCTCGCGGAGTACCGCGCGGTCCTCCCGTACTACGAGAACCAGTACGTCACGGGCGGCGACCCGGCCCGCGCCTTCGAGATCCGCAACCGCATCGGCCATCTGCTGCTCGCGGTCGGCGACCACGCGGCGGCACGCTCCCAGCTCCAGGCGCTGCTGTACGACACCGAGCGGGTCTACGGCCCGCATCACCCGCTGCCGGTGGAGATCCGCCGCCGGCTGGACCGTCAGGCGGAGGTCGGGGGCGGCTGA